From Garra rufa chromosome 19, GarRuf1.0, whole genome shotgun sequence, the proteins below share one genomic window:
- the tor1 gene encoding torsin family 1 isoform X1: protein MRLTCRLLFAGSVLWSLSITAAIEPISTSIAVGMAAALTGFLARYQNVLYYFQECCRPEWISHNKTGLKYDLNTKLFGQHVAAQVILKAVTGFMNNENPKKPLVLSLHGWTGTGKNFVSQIIAENIYQKGMTSSFVHLFTATAHFPHEAHIDTYKTHLQEWIRGNVSICPRSMFIFDEMDKMHPGLIDSIKPYLDFYENLDGVSYRQAIFIFLSNAGGEKIVEVALNFWKEGREREEIQLKDLETALSLSVFNNKNSGFWHTSLIDKNLVDFFVPFLPLEYKHVIQCGLAEMVSKGRAPDKEVVETMARDLNYFPKEERIFSMQGCKIIPARLDFYI, encoded by the exons ATGCGGTTGACATGTCGCCTGCTGTTCGCTGGCAGTGTTTTGTGGAGTTTGTCGATCACGGCGGCGATAGAGCCGATCAGCACCAGCATCGCTGTCGGTATGGCCGCGGCTCTCACCGGATTCCTGGCCCGTTATCAGAACGTGCTCTACTACTTTCAGGAGTGCTGCAGACCGGAGTGGATCTCACACAACAAAACAG GACTAAAGTATGACCTCAACACAAAGCTGTTCGGGCAGCATGTCGCTGCTCAGGTCATCCTAAAAGCCGTCACTGGCTTCATGAACAACGAAAACCCAAAGAAACCACTGGTTCTGTCCCTCCACGGCTGGACCGGGACCGGGAAGAACTTTGTGAGCCAGATTATAGCAGAAAACATTTACCAGAAAGGAATGACGAGCAGCTTTGTTCATCTGTTTACAGCGACAGCACACTTTCCTCACGAGGCTCACATTGACACCTACAAG ACACATTTACAGGAGTGGATACGAGGGAATGTTTCCATCTGCCCGCGTTCAATGTTCATCTTTGATGAAATGGATAAAATGCATCCCGGGCTGATCGACAGTATTAAACCTTACCTGGACTTCTATGAAAACCTGGACGGAGTGTCGTACAGACAGGCCATCTTCATCTTCCTCAG caACGCCGGGGGTGAGAAGATCGTTGAGGTGGCTCTGAATTTCTGGAAGGAGGGTAGAGAACGAGAGGAGATTCAGCTGAAGGACCTAGAGACGGCGCTGTCACTGTCTGTCttcaacaataaaaaca GTGGTTTCTGGCACACGAGTTTAATCGATAAGAACCTGGTGGATTTCTTCGTGCCGTTCCTACCTCTGGAGTACAAGCACGTCATTCAGTGCGGTTTGGCTGAGATGGTCTCCAAGGGTCGTGCCCCAGATAAAGAAGTGGTTGAAACGATGGCCCGCGACTTGAACTACTTTCCTAAAGAGGAGCGCATCTTCTCCATGCAGGGCTGCAAGATCATTCCTGCCAGACTGGACTTCTATATTTGA
- the tor1 gene encoding torsin family 1 isoform X2 translates to MKARPIRTWTTVLHCLLISGLIVEAIEPVSTSVVLGTGAAVLGRKLYRYLYETCDGNWVNFNATGLKYDLNTKLFGQHVAAQVILKAVTGFMNNENPKKPLVLSLHGWTGTGKNFVSQIIAENIYQKGMTSSFVHLFTATAHFPHEAHIDTYKTHLQEWIRGNVSICPRSMFIFDEMDKMHPGLIDSIKPYLDFYENLDGVSYRQAIFIFLSNAGGEKIVEVALNFWKEGREREEIQLKDLETALSLSVFNNKNSGFWHTSLIDKNLVDFFVPFLPLEYKHVIQCGLAEMVSKGRAPDKEVVETMARDLNYFPKEERIFSMQGCKIIPARLDFYI, encoded by the exons ATGAAAGCTCGGCCGATTCGCACATGGACAACCGTATTGCACTGCCTCCTGATCTCAGGGCTGATCGTGGAGGCCATAGAGCCCGTGTCCACCTCCGTGGTGCTGGGAACAGGAGCTGCAGTGCTGGGAAGGAAACTCTATCGCTATTTATATGAAACGTGTGATGGGAACTGGGTCAACTTTAATGCAACAG GACTAAAGTATGACCTCAACACAAAGCTGTTCGGGCAGCATGTCGCTGCTCAGGTCATCCTAAAAGCCGTCACTGGCTTCATGAACAACGAAAACCCAAAGAAACCACTGGTTCTGTCCCTCCACGGCTGGACCGGGACCGGGAAGAACTTTGTGAGCCAGATTATAGCAGAAAACATTTACCAGAAAGGAATGACGAGCAGCTTTGTTCATCTGTTTACAGCGACAGCACACTTTCCTCACGAGGCTCACATTGACACCTACAAG ACACATTTACAGGAGTGGATACGAGGGAATGTTTCCATCTGCCCGCGTTCAATGTTCATCTTTGATGAAATGGATAAAATGCATCCCGGGCTGATCGACAGTATTAAACCTTACCTGGACTTCTATGAAAACCTGGACGGAGTGTCGTACAGACAGGCCATCTTCATCTTCCTCAG caACGCCGGGGGTGAGAAGATCGTTGAGGTGGCTCTGAATTTCTGGAAGGAGGGTAGAGAACGAGAGGAGATTCAGCTGAAGGACCTAGAGACGGCGCTGTCACTGTCTGTCttcaacaataaaaaca GTGGTTTCTGGCACACGAGTTTAATCGATAAGAACCTGGTGGATTTCTTCGTGCCGTTCCTACCTCTGGAGTACAAGCACGTCATTCAGTGCGGTTTGGCTGAGATGGTCTCCAAGGGTCGTGCCCCAGATAAAGAAGTGGTTGAAACGATGGCCCGCGACTTGAACTACTTTCCTAAAGAGGAGCGCATCTTCTCCATGCAGGGCTGCAAGATCATTCCTGCCAGACTGGACTTCTATATTTGA
- the spout1 gene encoding putative methyltransferase C9orf114 homolog, which produces MANEPPVKKNKPNTPSNEKGEEKIDWRKLKEQKKEERRQWKERKLIQQLEKEKQKQKKKEEEEHEQRVQQEEKESKGRLYTLSVALPGSVMDNAQSPELRTYLAGQIARACGVFCVDEVIIFDELGEDAKSVEGEFKGVGKKGQACIQLARILQYIECPQYLRKSFFPKHRDLQFAGLLNPLDSPHHMRIDEEAEFREGVVLDKPCKPGKGSFVNCGMRKDVQIDKQLQPGLRVTVQLNKNQNKEGKRCKGVVVAPHVPRTEGGLYWGYGVRLASCLSAVFTECPYKDGYDLTIGTSEKGTNVDHVTLSPFKHMLVVFGGLQGLEASVDGDENLNITDPSVLFDLYLNTCPGQGSRTIRTEEAILISLSGLRQKIASIFPDQSKG; this is translated from the exons ATGGCGAATGAACCTCCAGTGAAGAAAAATAAACCAAATACACCCTCAAATGAAAAG GGCGAAGAGAAAATAGACTGGAGGAAATTGAAAGAACAAA AGAAAGAAGAGAGGAGACAGTGGAAAGAGCGCAAACTCATCCAACAGCTGGAGAAAGAGAAGCAGAAGCAGAAGAAGAAAGAAGAAGAGGAACATGAGCAGCGGGTTCAACAGGAAGAGAAGGAAAGTAAAG GTCGTTTATATACGTTGAGCGTGGCTCTTCCCGGTTCAGTGATGGATAATGCTCAGTCGCCAGAGCTGCGTACGTATCTGGCGGGTCAGATCGCCCGCGCCTGCggtgtgttctgtgtggatgaggTGATCATATTCGATGAGCTGGGGGAGGATGCAAA GAGCGTTGAGGGAGAGTTCAAAGGCGTTGGGAAGAAAGGCCAGGCCTGCATTCAGCTCGCACGCATCTTGCAATACATCGAGTGTCCACA GTATCTGCGGAAATCTTTCTTCCCGAAGCATCGAGACCTTCAGTTTGCTG gtCTGTTGAATCCTCTGGACAGCCCACATCACATGCGCATCGATGAGGAGGCCGAGTTTCGAGAAGGGGTGGTGCTCGATAAGCCGTGCAAACCAGGGAAAGGGTCCTTCGTCAACTGTGGGATGAGGAAG GATGTTCAGATCGATAAACAGCTACAGCCTGGACTGAGAGTGACTGTACAGCTCAACAAGAACCAAAACAAAG AGGGTAAACGGTGTAAAGGTGTTGTTGTGGCTCCTCACGTCCCGAGGACAGAGGGTGGTCTGTACTGGGGCTACGGTGTCCGTCTGGCTTCCTGTCTCA gcGCTGTGTTCACAGAGTGTCCGTATAAAGATGGATATGATCTGACCATTGGTACATCAGAGAAAGGAACCAACGTAGATCACGTCACTCTTTCTCCATTCAA GCACATGCTGGTGGTGTTCGGTGGTCTTCAGGGATTAGAGGCCAGTGTTGATGGCGATGAGAATCTAAACATCACTGACCCCAGCGTGCTCTTTGACCTTTATCTCAACACCTGTCCGGGGCAGGGCAGCCGCACCATCCGCACTGAG GAGGCCATATTGATCAGTTTATCAGGACTCAGGCAGAAAATTGCTTCCATATTTCCAGACCAATCCAAAGGATGA
- the nsa2 gene encoding ribosome biogenesis protein NSA2 homolog — protein MPQNEHIELHRKRHGYRLDHHERKRKKESREVHERSHKARKMIGLKAKLYHKQRHSEKIQMKKTIKMHEQRKSKQKDDDKTPEGAVPAYLLDREGQSRAKVLSNMIKQKRKEKAGKWEVPLPKVRAQGETEVLKVIRTGKRQKKAWKRMVTKVCFVGEGFTRKPPKYERFIRPMGLRFKKAHVTHPELKATFCLPILGVKKNPSSSLYTTLGVITKGTVIEVNVSELGLVTQGGKVIWGKYAQVTNNPENDGCINAVLLV, from the exons ATG CCGCAGAACGAGCACATCGAGTTACACCGCAAGCGGCATGGCTACCGTCTGGACCACCACgagaggaagaggaagaaggAGAGCCGTGAGGTGCACGAGCGATCGCACAAAGCCAGAAAGATGATCGGCCTCAAAGCCAAACTCTACCACAAACAGAGACACTCTGAGAAGATCCAGATGAAGAAGAC CATTAAGATGCACGAGCAGAGGAAGAGCAAACAGAAGGATGATGACAAGACACCAGAAGGAGCCGTGCCAGCTTACCTGCTGGACAGAGAGGGACAATCACGCGCCAAAGTGCTGTCCAATATGATCAAGCAGAAGAGGAAAGAGAAAGCT GGAAAGTGGGAGGTTCCTTTACCAAAGGTCCGAGCCCAGGGTGAAACTGAGGTTCTGAAGGTCATCCGCACAGGAAAGAGACAGAAAAAGGCCTGGAAGAGGATGGTGACCAAAGTCTGCTTCGTAGGAGAAGGATTCACACGCAAACCGCCCAAATACGAGCGCTTCATCAGACCTATG GGTCTGAGGTTTAAAAAGGCACACGTCACTCATCCCGAACTGAAGGCCACGTTCTGTTTGCCCATCCTGGGTGTGAAGAAGAACCCATCTTCATCCCTTTACACTACTCTAGGGGTCATCACCAAGGGAACAGTCATCGAGGTCAACGTCAGTGAGCTCGGATTGGTCACACAGGGTGGAAAGGTCATCTGGG GTAAATATGCCCAGGTGACGAATAACCCAGAAAACGATGGTTGCATCAATGCCGTGTTGCTTGTATAA